The DNA region GCCAGGAGGAGCCCAAGAACATGGGCGCCTGGAGCACCGTCGAGACTTATCTCGAATGGGTGTGCGCACACGCCGGCATCAAGGCGAAGCGGCCCCGCTATGTCGGCCGGCCGGCTGCGGCGGCGACCGCAGTCGGGGTGATGTCGAAGCATCTGGCCCAGCTGCAGGCCTTCCTGGACGACGCCTTCTCGGACTGAGGCTCACCCGGCCAGGCTTGGTCGGTCGGGGCTTGGCGCTGCCGCGCAGGCAGCGGAATTCCTCAAGAGGAGGGCGCGGAACCCGCCTGAGCATGTCCTTCGCCAGACCCGTGCTTCTCGTCGGCGGGGCGACCGCCCTGTCGCGCTTGCTGGGCTTCCTGCGCGACGCGCTGATCGCGGCCGCCCTGGGCTCGGGCCTCGTGGCCGACGCCTTCTTCGTCGCCTTCCGCCTGCCCAATCTGTTCCGGCGCGTGCTCGGCGAGGGCGCGCTCAACCCGGCTTTCGTGCCGGTGCATGAGCGCATCCGCGCCGAGCTCGGGCCGGAGGCCGCGCGCCTCTTCACGCATCGCGCCATTTCGAGCGCCGGATTGGTGCTGGTCGGTCTCGCCATGGCCGGCGATCTCGCGGCGCCGGGCCTCGTCCTCGTCCTGGCGCCCGGCTTCGCGGAAGACGCGCTCAAATTCGCGCTCGCCGTCAAATATGCCCGCCTCGCCTTCCCATTCCTTGCCTTCGCGGTCCTCGCTTCGTTGATGGCGTCGGCGCTCAACGCGCATCGGCGCTTCGCCAGCGCCGCGCTCGCCCCGGTCATCGTCAACGTCATCCTGGTCGCGGTGCTGATCGCGATGCGCCTGACCGATGCCCCGGAACAGGATCGCGCCCGCATGCTGGCGAGCGCCGTCGGCATCTCCGGCATGGCTCAGGCGCTCTGGCTGCTGATCTCCCTGTGGAAGAGCCCGATCGGCCTGCCCTTCGCCAGGCCGCGCTGGTCGCGGGAGCTGCGCAGCCTCTGCCTGTTGGCGCTGCCCGGCATCGCGGCGAGCGGGGCGACGCAAATGGCCGTCGTCGCCGCGACCGAGGTCGCCTCGGCGCTGCCCGGCGCCGTATCCTGGCTCTATTACGCCGATCGCCTCTACCAGCTGCCGCTCGGCTTCATCGCGGTGGCGATGGGGACGGTGTTGCTGCCGGAGGTGGCGCGCTGCCTGCGCGAGGGCGACACGCAAGGCGAATCCGCCGTCGTCAACCGGGCCTGCGAGCTTGCGCTCCTGGTGACGTTGCCGGCGGCGGCGGGGCTGCTTTCGCTCTCGCCCTGGATCGTCGCGGTGCTGTTCGAGCATGGCGCCTTCGAGCCGCGCGACACCATGGAGACGGCGCAAGCGGCGCGCTGGCTCGCTCTGGCGCTGCCGGGCGCAGCGCTCGCCAAGATCTTCGCCCAGCCCTTCTTCGCGCGCGAGCGTCCGGCGGCGCCGCTCATGGCCGCGCTCGCCGTGGTGCTGATCACGCTGCTGATCGGCTATCTGCTGCGCGCGCCCATGGGTGCAGCCGGCATCGCGCTCGCCATCGCGGTCGCCGCCACGACGCAGGCAATCTCGCTCGGCGCCGTGCTTTATGCGCGCCGCATCGCAAGGCCCGAGGCGGCGACGCTCAAGCGTGCCGCCGCCATCCTCACCGCCAGCGTCGCCATGGCCGGGGCGCTCACCCTGCTCATGCCGTTCGTCGCAACCTTGCTCGGGCCGACACATGGTTTTGCGACCCGCTTCGGCGTGCTGATCCTGCTCTGCGTGACGGGAGCCGCGGTGTTCGGCGTGCTCATCGTGGCGCTCGGCGCTATCGATCGCGCGACGCTTGCGGCGCTGTGGAGATCGAAGCCCGCAATCGAGGACGCAGAGCGCCGAGGAAGCGTCACGGGCGAATCGCGCCCGCCCTGAAACCCACCACCGATGCCCGCCTGTTTCAAACTCGGTAGCGGAGCGCATCGACGATCAGGGCAAAGGCCGGGGAGGACTGGCGCCGGCTCGGGTAATAGAGATGGTAGCCGGAGAACGGCGGGCACCAATCGGCCAAGACACGGACGAGCCGTCCCTCCGCAAGGTGGGTTTGCACCTGTTCCTCGGGAAGGTAAGCCAGACCAAGCCCCGCCAGGACCGCGCTCAGTCTCAAGGCGATGTTGTTGAACACCAACTGCCCTTCGACCCGCACCTTCAGCTCTCGCCCGCCCTTCTCGAACTCCCAGGCGTACAGCCCGCCATAGGTTGGAAGGCGGAGGTTGATGCAGTCATGACCCGTCAGGTCCTGCGGCGTCTTCGGCCTCTTCCGCTTTGCGAAATAGGAAGGCGTTCCCACCACGGCCATGCGCATGTCTGGACCAATACGCACAGCGATCATGTCCTTCGCGACCTGTTCGCCGAGACGGACACCAGCGTCATAGCGCTCCGCGACTATGTCGGTCAGGCCATAGTCGACGATGATCTCGATCTTGATGTCCGGATAGTTCGGCAACAGTCTCGCCACGGCGGGCCAGAGGATCGCTTCGGCGGCGTGTTCACCTGCCGTGATGCGGATGGTGCCGGCGGGCTTGTCTCGCAGCTCGCTCAATGCCGCCAGCTCTGTTTTGATCTCGTCGAACCGCGGACCTACGGTTCGCAACAGGCGCTCGCCCGCCTCGGTCGGTGAGACGCTGCGCGTGGTTCGCATCAAGAGTCGAAGCCCGAGCGCTTCCTCGAGCCCACGGATCGTGTGGCTGAGCGCCGACTGAGAAACGCCGAGCTGAGCAGCGGCCTTGGTGAAGCTTCGCTCTTTCGCGACGGCAAGGAAGGCGAGGAGGTCGCTGATGTTTTCGCGCGGCATTCATGAATCCTCCTCATAGGTTCATGCCAATCCTGGTATCTAATCGCAAGACCGTCCGTCATCTAGATTCCCGCTCAATGGCGATCGGCGACCGGTCACGGCACGGCGCTGCGGCCACCACGGCCATGACCCATATCGCCATCGCAGAGGCACTCGAAGGCAAGGTCGTCGACTGGATGGAAAAGGTCGCGGACGAGCAATATCAGGCCTGATTTTTTAGGAGTTCGACATGCAGAAACGCAAACTTGGAAACAGCAACCTGGAAGTCTCGGCAATCGGCCTGGGCTGCATGGGACTGAGCTATGGCTACGGTCCGGCCACGGACACGCAGAACGCGATCACACTGATCCGGACGGGCGTCGAGCGTGGTGTCACCTTCTTCGACACTGCCGAAGTCTATGGGCCGTTCACGAACGAGAAAGTGGTGGGCGAAGCTCTTGCGCCGCTTCGCGACCGGGTCGTGATCGCAACCAAGTTCGGCTTCGATCTCGATCCGAATACCGGTGCGCAGCGGGGACTGAACAGCCGGCCGGAGCATATCAAGCAGGCCGCCGAAGCCTCGCTCAAGCGGCTCAAGACCGACGTGATCGATCTCTTCTATCAGCACCGCGTCGACCCGAACGTGCCGATCGAGGACGTGGCGGGAGCGGTGAAGGACCTGATCCAGGAAGGCAAGGTCAAGCACTTTGGATTGTCCGAAGCCGGCGTACAGACGATCCGGCGCGCTCACGCCGTCCATCCGGTCACCGCCCTCCAGAGCGAATATTCGCTCTGGTGGCGAGAGCCCGAGGCGGAGCTGCTGCCAACGCTGGAGGAACTCGGGATCGGCTTCGTCCCCTTCAGCCCCCTGGGCAAGGGCTTCCTCACGGGCGCCATCGACGCGAACACGATGTTCGACAGCACCGACTTCCGCAACACCGTTCCGCGCTTCACGCCGGAGGCACGACAGGCGAACCAGGCCCTGGTTGATCTGCTTGGCCAGATCGCAGCCCGGAAGCAGGTGACGCCTGCCCAGATCGCGCTCGCCTGGCTGCTTGCCCAGAAGCCCTGGATCGTCCCGATCCCTGGCACCACGAAGTTGCACCGCCTCGACGAGAACCTCGGAGCGGCAGGCGTCGGACTGACGCCCGACGAACTGCGCGACATCGAGAACACCGTCTCC from Rhizobiales bacterium GAS188 includes:
- a CDS encoding putative peptidoglycan lipid II flippase, whose product is MSFARPVLLVGGATALSRLLGFLRDALIAAALGSGLVADAFFVAFRLPNLFRRVLGEGALNPAFVPVHERIRAELGPEAARLFTHRAISSAGLVLVGLAMAGDLAAPGLVLVLAPGFAEDALKFALAVKYARLAFPFLAFAVLASLMASALNAHRRFASAALAPVIVNVILVAVLIAMRLTDAPEQDRARMLASAVGISGMAQALWLLISLWKSPIGLPFARPRWSRELRSLCLLALPGIAASGATQMAVVAATEVASALPGAVSWLYYADRLYQLPLGFIAVAMGTVLLPEVARCLREGDTQGESAVVNRACELALLVTLPAAAGLLSLSPWIVAVLFEHGAFEPRDTMETAQAARWLALALPGAALAKIFAQPFFARERPAAPLMAALAVVLITLLIGYLLRAPMGAAGIALAIAVAATTQAISLGAVLYARRIARPEAATLKRAAAILTASVAMAGALTLLMPFVATLLGPTHGFATRFGVLILLCVTGAAVFGVLIVALGAIDRATLAALWRSKPAIEDAERRGSVTGESRPP
- a CDS encoding DNA-binding transcriptional regulator, LysR family produces the protein MPRENISDLLAFLAVAKERSFTKAAAQLGVSQSALSHTIRGLEEALGLRLLMRTTRSVSPTEAGERLLRTVGPRFDEIKTELAALSELRDKPAGTIRITAGEHAAEAILWPAVARLLPNYPDIKIEIIVDYGLTDIVAERYDAGVRLGEQVAKDMIAVRIGPDMRMAVVGTPSYFAKRKRPKTPQDLTGHDCINLRLPTYGGLYAWEFEKGGRELKVRVEGQLVFNNIALRLSAVLAGLGLAYLPEEQVQTHLAEGRLVRVLADWCPPFSGYHLYYPSRRQSSPAFALIVDALRYRV
- a CDS encoding Predicted oxidoreductase, producing MQKRKLGNSNLEVSAIGLGCMGLSYGYGPATDTQNAITLIRTGVERGVTFFDTAEVYGPFTNEKVVGEALAPLRDRVVIATKFGFDLDPNTGAQRGLNSRPEHIKQAAEASLKRLKTDVIDLFYQHRVDPNVPIEDVAGAVKDLIQEGKVKHFGLSEAGVQTIRRAHAVHPVTALQSEYSLWWREPEAELLPTLEELGIGFVPFSPLGKGFLTGAIDANTMFDSTDFRNTVPRFTPEARQANQALVDLLGQIAARKQVTPAQIALAWLLAQKPWIVPIPGTTKLHRLDENLGAAGVGLTPDELRDIENTVSTVPVHGHRYSEQNERMIDR